The proteins below come from a single Elgaria multicarinata webbii isolate HBS135686 ecotype San Diego chromosome 11, rElgMul1.1.pri, whole genome shotgun sequence genomic window:
- the LOC134406539 gene encoding olfactory receptor 10A7-like yields the protein MLKENETLVTEFILLGFTKRREMKVFLFVMFLCLYIFTVLGNIAITLVTSLDSALHVPMYFFLRNLSFLELCFTSVTIPNMLVTLYSEESRISFTGCAVQLYFFLLFGVTECFLLSVMSYDRYVAICIPLRYTTIMNKRVCIQLSAATCAVAIVVAAAHTSFMFTLPFCGSNVINHFFCEIQPLLELICDNTYWNELQVIVVAGMVLLLPFILILISYLQIITTILKMRSAKSRYKTFSTCSSHLIVVMLFYGTALFMYIRPKSSYSMDTDKWISLSYSVITPILNPIIYSLRNKEVKGALQKLVANIFLTPK from the coding sequence ATGCTGAAGGAAAACGAAACGTTGGTTACCGAATTCATTCTATTGGGCTTCACGAAACGCCGAGAAATGAAAGTTTTTCTCTTTGTCATGTTTTTATGCCTGTACATTTTTACAGTTCTTGGTAATATTGCCATCACCCTTGTCACCAGTCTTGATTCTGCCCTACACGTCcctatgtatttctttttaaggaaCTTGTCTTTCTTGGAACTGTGCTTCACCTCAGTTACAATACCCAACATGCTAGTGActctctactcagaagaaagtagAATCTCATTCACCGGGTGTGCAGTTCAgctatatttctttttattgtttggtGTCACTGAGTGCTTCCTCCTCTCTGTCATGTCATATGACCGCTATGTGGCCATATGCATTCCACTGAGATATACAACTATCATGAACAAGAGAGTTTGCATCCAGCTGTCCGCTGCAACTTGTGCTGTAGCAATTGTGGTGGCTGCAGCACACACAAGTTTCATGTTCACCCTACCTTTTTGTGGGTCCAACGTAATTAACCATTTCTTCTGTGAGATTCAGCCATTGCTTGAGCTTATTTGTGACAACACCTATTGGAATGAACTCCAAGTCATTGTGGTTGCTGGAATGGTGCTCCTACTGCCTTTCATTCTTATCCTGATATCTTACCTCCAGATCATAACAACCATCCTGAAGATGAGGTCAGCCAAAAGCAGATACAAGACATTCTCCACTTGTTCCTCTCACCTCATTGTAGTAATGCTCTTCTATGGAACAGCCCTCTTCATGTACATAAGACCTAAGTCAAGTTATTCAATGGATACTGACAAATGGATCTCTTTGTCCTATTCTGTCATCACTCCAATATTGAACCCTATAATATATAGTCTCAGGAACAAAGAGGTGAAAGGAGCCCTGCAGAAATTGGTAGCTAATATCTTCCTTACACCAAAATGA